AGCTTTTAGGGGTTAAAAAAGAAAATTTCGGGAAATTTTCTTTTTTTTAGCTCCGATTACCCGTACCCCCCTACGTGATTTTTTTTCTACGGGCTGTATAAGGCCATTTTTCGGTTTGTAGTACACAAGGGGTATTGCATCTTGGGGTTCAATACCAGTACTTTACACCATGTATTTCAAGTTCTCTTTACGTAAACATCCCGACACGGGAAGACTGAGTGGGTATTACCGGCTGGTGGAAAGTTACCGTAATGCGGACAACAGAGTGTGTCATCGCACTATCCTGAATATAGGTTTCATGGAGGATGCCGCACCCGAGCAGCTCAACAAAATACAGAAACACCTTACCGAGAAGTATGAGCACAAGGCTTCTCTTTTTGACCTGGAGGAAGATCCAATCGTCAGACGCTATGTTGAAGACTTCTGGAATCGGATCGTATCTTCCAAGAAGCTGGATATCAAGTCGGAACAGCAGCTGTCACGGATGGTGGATATGGATACCATCCAGCACAGTAATGCCAGAGAAATAGGAGCTGAGAATATTGCTTTCCAGACATGGGAGAAGCTGCAGCTTACACCTTTATTACTTTCGGCGGGATTCAGCGCCGAAGATGCAAGTCTTGCAGCCACACAGGTTGTATCCCGTGCGGTATACCCCGCTTCCGAACTCAAAACTGTCCGTTGGATAAAGGAAAACTCGGCAGTCTGTGAGCTTACGGGCTATGATATGGATAAAATAACCAAGGACAAGCTGTACAAAAGTGCGCTTGAGCTATACAAAGTCAAAGATTCACTCGAAAAGCACCTTTCCAAACGTACCAATGAACTCTTTGATCTACAGGATAAGATCATCCTTTATGACCTGACCAACACCTACTTTGAGGGAGAAAAACCGAACAGTAAGCTGGCACAATACGGGAGGAGTAAGGAAAAAAGAAAAGATGCGAAACTTGTTGTGCTGGCACTGGTAGTGAATGTGGAAGGGTTTATCAAGTACTCCTCTATCCTGGAAGGAAACATAGCAGACTGCAACACACTTGCCGCAATGATTGAAAAGCTTTCCGTCCACACCTGTACAGGACCTGCGGTAGTGGTACTCGATGCAGGCATAGCCACCGAAGAAAACCTGCATCTTATCCAGAGCAAAGGATACAGCTACCTCTGTGTAAGCAGGACAAAACTCAAGGATTATAGCTATGTGCCCGACAGGCTTACAACTCTGCTGGAAACAAAATCAAAGCAGAACATCAGACTCAGAGCAGTGTCCACAGAAAAAAACACAGACTATTATTTAGAAGTCAAAAGCCCTTCCAAAGAGAAGAAAGAGGAAGGCATGAAGCTACAGTTCGAAGAAAGGTTTGAACAGGAACTGCAAAAAATACACCATGCTCTCAACAGCAAGGGAGGGGTCAAAAAAACCGATAAAGTCCACCAGCGCATCGGGAGGGCCAAAGAAAAGTATCCATCAGTCCAGTATTATTATGAGATCACTGTTGAAAGTGACCCTAAAACAGAACAGGCGACAGCAATGTCATGGAAGAAAAACCCGGAACGGGAGCAGGCAAAAGCTGATAATCTGGGTATCTATTTTTTACGGACAAACCTGAACGTGCAGGAGGAGTACATCATCTGGAATATCTATAACACTATCAGGGAAATAGAAAATGCTTTCCGCACCCTCAAAACCGACTTGGACCTTAGACCGATTTACCATAAAAATGATGATGCCACCATGGCGCATCTACATCTGGGAATCCTTGCATATTGGATAGTCAATACAGTGAGGTACCAGCTCAAACAGAATGGAATAAAAAGCTGCTGGGGTGAAATAGTAAGAATAGGCAACACACAAAAGGTCATCACTACATCAGGGAAAAACACCTATGACAAAATCATTACCACACGCAAGTGTACAGTTCCAAACAAAAACCTAAAAGAAATTTACGATATTCTTCAGGCCAAATACCAACCGTTTACAAAAAGAAAATCCGTAGTACACAAACTTGAACTCAAAAAAACAGAAATACCCAAATTACAGCTACTTACAGGCGGATAGCTGCAATCTGGGTTAAGGCCGTTAGTTCTGAGGCCAACGGCAATGTAAACGGTCTTGTTGACCACTTTGGAGTTCTCCCTGACTTTGAAGGATATACCGTCCATCCAAACGATCAGGTATACAGGGTCAAGCGGCCTGTTTCTCCATGCAACAATATCCTCCGCTACGGCACCGGTAACCCTTGAGATGGTGGAAGTGGATACATTGATGTCATAAAGCTCGCGGATCTGCTCTTCGATGTCCTGGTTTGACATTCCCTTGGCATACATGGATATGATCACGTTTTCAACGCCCTCCGCCATGCTTCTGCGTTTGGGCACGAGAGCAGGCTCAAAGCTACCCTCCCTGTCTCTTGGAACTTTGATTTCAGCTTCCCCAAATGTGTTTTTTATTGTTTTGGTGGAATAGCCGTTCCTTGAATTGGGATTATCGGAATTCTGATGCTTTTCATAGCCAAGATGGGCATCCAGCTCGCCTTCAAGCATTTTCTCAACGGCTCTTTTCTGAAGCTGTTGAAGGAAGGAATTAAGCTCCCCGGCAGTCCTGAACTGCTTGAGGAAGTCATCATTTAGGAGATCTTCTTTTTTCATTTTTGTAATCTGTGTGTTATAAAGGTAAGAAATTGTCCACACACAGACCGGGGGGCGCCTACCGCGGGTTCCTCAAATTCCCTGTGCGATTTCTTCTAAATCACACAGAGAATTTCGAGGTTTAACTTTAACTTCGTAAGTAGTGAAACCAACTTACACAGTTTGTGTCATAGTCCCCTTTCTAAATTTTAACTCAAAAAATAATTTGAACCTAAGCGCCAATTTCTTGTTCTTCATCATCTTCTTCTTCAAAACCAACACATAAATAGGGGATGAAGATGAAAATCAGTCCCAAAGGAAGGGCAAAGATGGGTTCACCAAAACCTAAACCGAGAAAGATTACAATTTGATAGAAAGATGCCTCATAACTTCCAAATTTTATGAATGCCAATCTTCCTACTTGAAAAAGTAAAAATAACAATCCGACAAGGCCAAATCTAGCCATGAAATCAAAAATACTGTTTGATAGGTTGAAGTTAGAAATTGGAACTTCATAAACAGTACTTGGGATATCGCCATAAGTATTGCCGACTCCTAAAATCAGTTTTTCCTTTAAATGCCGGTATGTAAAAACTGCGCTGGAGAACCTATTCATTTTAACTTCTCCTCCGTTTTCAAGATAGTACTGAAGATCGAATTTAATTGACTCAAAATCTTCTAGTTTCTCTAAATCCTCTTTGTATGTTTGGGTTATTTTATCACCTAGAAATGGTAAGTAGATAAATGCCAAGGCCATTATTGTGAATAATGCAACAAGTCCCATATTCCAAGACCCTCCCTTTTGTCTGTAAATAAAGAGGCTTAACACCGCATAACTCACAAAAGCAGTTGTAGAAAGGGTTGTTGCTAATGCAATAGATAAGATAAAAAATCTTTTATCTAATTTGAAATCGTTTTGAAGAAGGTGAAAGTAGATAGCAAAAACCAAAAAACATCCAAATGCTCCTGGTTCCCATGCAAAGCCGGAATTTCTAATTGAATGTATCCGATCATAAGTGAAAACAATAATATTTGAATAAGTATCTGTAATATCATTAATAGGAGGCAGAACCCCCATGACAGTTCTTCCAAGGGAAAACAAAAAATTTCCTCCACCAAGTAATTGAACTGAATAAAAA
This Cecembia calidifontis DNA region includes the following protein-coding sequences:
- a CDS encoding IS1634 family transposase — its product is MYFKFSLRKHPDTGRLSGYYRLVESYRNADNRVCHRTILNIGFMEDAAPEQLNKIQKHLTEKYEHKASLFDLEEDPIVRRYVEDFWNRIVSSKKLDIKSEQQLSRMVDMDTIQHSNAREIGAENIAFQTWEKLQLTPLLLSAGFSAEDASLAATQVVSRAVYPASELKTVRWIKENSAVCELTGYDMDKITKDKLYKSALELYKVKDSLEKHLSKRTNELFDLQDKIILYDLTNTYFEGEKPNSKLAQYGRSKEKRKDAKLVVLALVVNVEGFIKYSSILEGNIADCNTLAAMIEKLSVHTCTGPAVVVLDAGIATEENLHLIQSKGYSYLCVSRTKLKDYSYVPDRLTTLLETKSKQNIRLRAVSTEKNTDYYLEVKSPSKEKKEEGMKLQFEERFEQELQKIHHALNSKGGVKKTDKVHQRIGRAKEKYPSVQYYYEITVESDPKTEQATAMSWKKNPEREQAKADNLGIYFLRTNLNVQEEYIIWNIYNTIREIENAFRTLKTDLDLRPIYHKNDDATMAHLHLGILAYWIVNTVRYQLKQNGIKSCWGEIVRIGNTQKVITTSGKNTYDKIITTRKCTVPNKNLKEIYDILQAKYQPFTKRKSVVHKLELKKTEIPKLQLLTGG
- a CDS encoding O-antigen ligase family protein, which translates into the protein MKRVFKEDLLVFFYFMVGYLLLIFVRNYTINFLPFSSLISDIIFLFKFILLSYAFCLALKENLFYQFSTVVYHLTLISLVFYSVQLLGGGNFLFSLGRTVMGVLPPINDITDTYSNIIVFTYDRIHSIRNSGFAWEPGAFGCFLVFAIYFHLLQNDFKLDKRFFILSIALATTLSTTAFVSYAVLSLFIYRQKGGSWNMGLVALFTIMALAFIYLPFLGDKITQTYKEDLEKLEDFESIKFDLQYYLENGGEVKMNRFSSAVFTYRHLKEKLILGVGNTYGDIPSTVYEVPISNFNLSNSIFDFMARFGLVGLLFLLFQVGRLAFIKFGSYEASFYQIVIFLGLGFGEPIFALPLGLIFIFIPYLCVGFEEEDDEEQEIGA